One Stigmatella aurantiaca genomic region harbors:
- a CDS encoding type II and III secretion system protein family protein, which produces MFTRFTHHTGMFGALLLLVLGGTALAQERDGSTIALGVGTQRVISVPGLSRIALGDPNVAEVKTISNNQILIIGQAEGKTTLIIWKGSGQRVTYLIAVRRQDPNEIISEIKKLLGEIEGVSVRMVGDRIYLDGQAYTTQDADRIEQVVSLYPNVKSFVKIAPNAKKLVAQNLNAAYQKAGLRNVQANVVGATIFLEGSVESQQDLQKAELITKAIGEKVENLLVVGIKRMILSEVQFVEIRRNSRDRYGIRYPTDIAGTATATAAITKELFPGNLSTGIAGLGFNAGSEFSIGFQANDGYGRLLAQPKLVCASGEKAEFLAGGQVPIPLITNNQFTVEYKSYGVILNLRPTADRNGNIQTEIEAEASEIDTSVAVSIGGSAAVPGFRTRKVKTNVTVRHGETIVLSGVFSHDEQKAVSKLPGLGHIPIIGELFKNRAFDSTKRELVIFVTPRIVNPDSDKIRTIIEDVKSRYKQARSEVNFNIFD; this is translated from the coding sequence ATGTTCACACGCTTCACGCACCACACCGGCATGTTCGGGGCTTTGCTGCTCCTGGTTCTGGGCGGCACCGCGCTCGCACAGGAACGGGACGGCAGCACCATCGCCCTGGGCGTCGGGACCCAGCGAGTGATTTCCGTCCCCGGCCTCTCCCGGATCGCCCTTGGCGATCCGAACGTCGCCGAGGTGAAGACGATCAGCAACAACCAGATCCTCATCATCGGCCAGGCCGAGGGCAAGACGACGCTGATCATCTGGAAGGGCTCGGGCCAGCGCGTCACCTACCTCATCGCGGTGCGCCGGCAGGACCCCAACGAGATCATCTCCGAGATCAAGAAGCTGCTCGGTGAGATCGAAGGCGTCTCGGTGCGCATGGTGGGCGACCGCATCTACCTGGACGGCCAGGCGTACACCACGCAGGACGCGGACCGCATCGAGCAGGTGGTCTCGCTGTACCCGAACGTGAAGAGCTTCGTGAAGATCGCCCCCAACGCCAAGAAGCTGGTGGCGCAGAACCTCAACGCGGCCTACCAGAAGGCGGGCCTGCGCAACGTGCAGGCCAACGTGGTGGGCGCCACCATCTTCCTGGAGGGCTCGGTGGAGAGCCAGCAGGACCTGCAGAAGGCGGAGCTCATCACCAAGGCCATCGGCGAGAAGGTGGAGAACCTGCTGGTGGTGGGCATCAAGCGGATGATCCTCTCCGAGGTGCAGTTCGTGGAGATCCGCCGCAACAGCCGCGACCGGTACGGCATCCGCTACCCCACGGACATCGCCGGCACGGCGACGGCCACCGCCGCCATCACCAAGGAGCTGTTCCCGGGCAACCTGAGCACCGGCATCGCCGGCCTGGGCTTCAACGCGGGCTCGGAGTTCTCGATCGGCTTCCAGGCGAACGATGGCTACGGCCGCCTGCTCGCCCAGCCCAAGCTGGTGTGCGCCAGCGGGGAGAAGGCGGAGTTCCTGGCCGGTGGCCAGGTGCCCATCCCGCTCATTACCAACAACCAGTTCACGGTGGAGTACAAGAGCTACGGCGTCATCCTCAACCTGCGCCCCACCGCGGACCGCAACGGCAACATCCAGACGGAGATCGAGGCCGAGGCCTCGGAGATCGACACCTCGGTGGCGGTGTCCATCGGCGGGTCCGCGGCCGTGCCGGGCTTCCGCACCCGCAAGGTGAAGACGAACGTCACCGTGCGCCACGGGGAGACCATCGTGCTGTCGGGCGTGTTCAGCCACGACGAGCAGAAGGCCGTCTCCAAGCTGCCGGGCCTGGGCCATATCCCCATCATCGGCGAGCTGTTCAAGAACCGGGCGTTCGACTCGACCAAGCGCGAGCTGGTCATCTTCGTCACCCCGCGCATCGTCAACCCGGACTCCGACAAGATCCGGACGATCATCGAGGACGTGAAGAGCCGCTACAAGCAGGCCCGCAGCGAGGTCAACTTCAACATCTTCGACTGA